From the Maioricimonas rarisocia genome, one window contains:
- a CDS encoding DUF1549 domain-containing protein, which produces MIPTRSPFCGWFQLSAALLLTAIGFASSASARADDTAGLSVWPAESLTLTASSPRQQLIVMRSDAGEQEDRTRAVQYVSSDPAIATVDEQGVVRGVGNGQATIRISGEAGAAKNIAVTVQSIDTIPPVDFERDVQPVLTRLGCNSGPCHGKQRGQNGFQLSLLGFDSEFDHAALTREARSRRVFFAVPEQSLVLTKPIGAVPHGGGVRMKRGDEAYEMLLRWIRSGAPRSVPETPELVSVSVFPTERILANGESQQLAVTATYSDGSSRDVTALATYQSNEAPICAVDETGLMTAGQVTGEVAVMARYMGHFALVNASVPLPGDVPAEYYAGLPRENYIDEHVWEALKRLKLKASPAAPDATFMRRAYIDIIGRLPTADEARAFLSDESENRRERLVDQLLAHPEYAELWANKWADLLRPNPYRVGIKATLNYDAWIRDSFRKNRPWDEIVRELLTAEGSTFRDGNVTLFRDRRSPDELTTIVSQLFLGIRLECAKCHHHPFEVYGQEDFYSFAAYFAKVGRKGTGLSPPISGSEEFVFAGKGGSVKHPLTDEVLEPKPLFGEAPEVGDDPRESLAAWITSKENPYFAQTMANRIWMDLMGRGLVEPVDDLRATNPASNGPLIEALGRDFAENGFDIKHLIRRIATSHVYSMSAEPNERNLVDTRYFARRYRQRLRAEVLLDSVDRITGVPESFSAMPPDGRAKELWTHRIGSLFLDAFGRPDPNQDPPCERTGESTVVQTLHMMNAENLFRKVTSDSGRAAKLAASEKTPAEIVEELYLSIYSRYPTEEELNIGIGLYDNESADRRAVTEDLMWALMNTPEFLFKS; this is translated from the coding sequence ATGATTCCGACCCGGAGTCCGTTTTGCGGCTGGTTTCAGCTTTCGGCAGCTCTGTTGCTGACCGCCATCGGCTTCGCCTCCTCGGCGTCGGCCCGGGCCGACGACACAGCGGGACTTTCCGTCTGGCCGGCGGAATCGCTGACACTCACGGCCTCCTCCCCCCGCCAGCAACTGATCGTCATGCGTTCGGACGCAGGCGAACAGGAGGATCGAACGCGCGCTGTCCAGTATGTAAGCAGCGATCCGGCGATTGCAACGGTGGATGAACAGGGCGTCGTCCGGGGTGTCGGCAATGGTCAGGCAACGATCCGGATTTCGGGCGAAGCGGGTGCCGCGAAGAACATTGCGGTGACCGTTCAGTCCATCGACACAATTCCCCCCGTCGATTTCGAGCGGGACGTGCAGCCGGTGCTGACGCGATTGGGCTGCAACTCCGGTCCATGTCATGGCAAGCAGCGGGGACAGAACGGCTTTCAGCTTTCGCTGCTCGGCTTCGACAGTGAGTTCGATCATGCCGCCCTGACCCGCGAAGCACGGTCGCGGCGTGTCTTCTTTGCCGTTCCGGAACAGTCGCTGGTCCTCACCAAGCCGATCGGCGCCGTGCCTCATGGCGGTGGCGTGCGAATGAAGCGAGGCGACGAGGCGTACGAGATGCTGCTGCGCTGGATTCGCAGTGGAGCTCCCCGCAGTGTGCCGGAGACGCCCGAACTGGTCAGCGTCAGCGTCTTTCCCACCGAAAGGATTCTCGCCAACGGTGAGTCGCAGCAACTGGCGGTCACCGCGACGTACAGCGACGGCAGCAGCCGCGATGTCACCGCCCTGGCGACGTACCAGTCGAACGAGGCTCCCATCTGTGCCGTTGACGAGACCGGACTGATGACCGCGGGCCAGGTGACGGGTGAAGTCGCGGTAATGGCCCGCTATATGGGGCACTTCGCACTGGTGAACGCCTCGGTCCCGCTGCCTGGCGACGTCCCTGCCGAGTACTACGCCGGCCTGCCGCGCGAGAACTACATCGACGAGCATGTCTGGGAGGCCCTGAAGCGACTGAAGCTGAAGGCCTCGCCGGCCGCACCGGATGCGACGTTCATGCGCAGGGCGTACATCGACATCATCGGGCGGCTGCCGACCGCCGACGAAGCCCGCGCGTTTCTGAGCGACGAATCGGAGAACCGCCGCGAACGTCTGGTCGACCAACTGCTGGCCCATCCCGAGTATGCCGAGCTGTGGGCCAACAAGTGGGCCGACCTGCTGCGGCCCAATCCGTACCGGGTCGGCATCAAGGCGACGCTCAATTACGACGCCTGGATTCGGGACTCCTTCCGGAAAAACCGGCCGTGGGATGAAATCGTCCGCGAGCTGCTCACGGCAGAGGGAAGCACGTTCCGTGACGGCAACGTCACGCTGTTCCGCGATCGCCGCAGTCCGGACGAACTGACGACGATCGTCAGCCAGCTGTTCCTCGGGATCCGGCTGGAATGTGCGAAGTGTCATCACCATCCGTTCGAAGTGTACGGGCAGGAAGACTTCTACAGCTTTGCCGCGTACTTCGCGAAAGTCGGCCGCAAGGGAACCGGGCTCTCGCCGCCAATCTCCGGTTCGGAAGAGTTCGTGTTCGCCGGCAAGGGGGGAAGCGTCAAACATCCTCTGACGGACGAAGTTCTCGAACCAAAGCCGCTGTTCGGCGAAGCCCCGGAGGTCGGCGACGATCCGCGTGAATCACTGGCTGCCTGGATTACGTCGAAAGAGAACCCGTACTTCGCGCAGACGATGGCCAACCGGATCTGGATGGATCTGATGGGACGTGGCCTGGTCGAGCCGGTGGACGACCTGCGGGCAACCAACCCGGCTTCCAACGGGCCGCTGATCGAAGCACTTGGTCGCGACTTTGCCGAGAACGGTTTCGACATCAAGCATCTGATCCGCCGGATCGCGACCTCTCATGTCTACAGCATGAGTGCCGAACCGAACGAGCGGAATCTCGTCGACACGCGGTACTTCGCGCGTCGCTACCGTCAGCGGTTGCGTGCAGAGGTGCTGCTCGATTCGGTTGACCGGATCACCGGCGTTCCCGAGTCGTTCTCGGCGATGCCGCCGGATGGCCGGGCCAAGGAACTCTGGACGCACCGGATCGGGTCGCTGTTCCTCGACGCATTCGGACGGCCGGATCCGAACCAGGACCCACCCTGCGAACGGACCGGCGAATCGACGGTCGTACAGACGCTGCACATGATGAACGCCGAGAATCTGTTCCGGAAGGTGACATCGGATTCCGGCCGAGCAGCGAAGCTGGCGGCCAGCGAGAAGACTCCGGCCGAGATCGTCGAAGAACTGTATCTTTCGATCTATTCGCGGTATCCGACCGAAGAAGAATTGAACATCGGCATCGGTTTATACGACAATGAGTCAGCAGATCGTCGGGCTGTCACCGAGGATCTGATGTGGGCCCTGATGAACACCCCGGAATTCCTGTTCAAGAGTTAA